A single region of the Nocardioides ochotonae genome encodes:
- the arfB gene encoding alternative ribosome rescue aminoacyl-tRNA hydrolase ArfB: MPDDLPVSRSWVLPAAELTERFSRSSGPGGQGVNTTDSRVELSVDLARSGSLPESVRDRVLDRLAGRLVDGVLTVVASEHRTQLANRKAARERLAQLLREAAAPPPAKRRPTRPTRGSKERRLGAKKRRGDIKRGRQGRFD; the protein is encoded by the coding sequence TTGCCTGACGACCTGCCCGTCAGCCGGTCGTGGGTGCTTCCCGCGGCCGAGCTGACCGAGCGGTTCTCCCGCTCCTCGGGCCCCGGCGGCCAGGGCGTCAACACCACCGACAGCCGCGTCGAGCTCTCCGTCGACCTGGCCCGGTCGGGGTCCCTGCCGGAGTCGGTGCGCGACCGGGTGCTCGACCGGCTCGCCGGCCGCCTGGTCGACGGGGTGCTGACGGTCGTGGCCAGCGAGCACCGCACCCAGCTGGCCAACCGCAAGGCCGCCCGCGAGCGCCTCGCCCAGCTGCTGCGCGAGGCCGCCGCGCCCCCACCCGCCAAGCGCCGCCCGACCCGCCCCACCCGCGGGTCGAAGGAGCGGCGCCTGGGTGCCAAGAAGCGCCGCGGGGACATCAAGCGCGGGCGGCAGGGTCGCTTCGACTGA
- the purL gene encoding phosphoribosylformylglycinamidine synthase subunit PurL has protein sequence MPKQQRPATSTLDTVAAAATDPDRPQPWSDLGLKADEYARIREILGRRPTSSELAMYSVMWSEHCSYKSSKVHLKQFSEIPQETPAGKMLAGIGENAGVIDVGQGYAVTFKVESHNHPSYVEPYQGAATGVGGIVRDILAMGARPVAVMDPLRFGPLDAPDTHRVLPGIVAGVGGYGNCLGLPNIGGEAVFDASYAGNPLVNALCVGVLRHEDLHLAKASGVGNQVILYGARTGGDGIGGVSVLASETFDADGPAKRPSVQVGDPFMEKLLIECTLEIFAAGLVAGIQDLGGAGLSCATSELASAGDGGMHVELDRVPLRDSTLAPEEILMSESQERMMAVVEPDDVEAFMAICAKWDVEAVVIGEVTDTGRLEIDWHGERVVDVPPRTVAHEGPTYERPFARPTWQDALQADRAEDLARPGTGAELRETLLRLVASPNLCDKSWITDQYDRYVRGNTVLAQPSDSGMVRIDEETNLGVAVSTDCNGRFAKLDPYAGAQLALAESYRNVATGGATPLAISDCLNFGSPEDTDVMWQFAEACRGLKDGCLELGIPVTGGNVSLYNQTGETAILPTPVVAVLGVIDDVTTRTPSGFGAAGERVFLLGETREELSGSEWAHVVHGHLGGTPPRVDLAAEKALAELLAEGRGLLTSAHDLADGGLAQALVESSLHRMVGARVSVADVADDAFVALFSESAGRVLVTVAPGEEDRLAELAARHGVPLTALGVTGGDAVSVEGEFDAPLLEVRAAWMATLPAALA, from the coding sequence GTGCCGAAGCAGCAGCGACCCGCCACGTCCACCCTCGACACCGTCGCGGCCGCCGCCACCGACCCCGACCGGCCCCAGCCGTGGTCGGACCTCGGGCTGAAGGCCGACGAGTACGCCCGGATCCGCGAGATCCTCGGGCGCCGCCCGACCAGCTCGGAGCTGGCGATGTACTCGGTCATGTGGAGCGAGCACTGCTCCTACAAGTCCTCCAAGGTGCACCTCAAGCAGTTCTCCGAGATCCCGCAGGAGACCCCGGCCGGCAAGATGCTGGCCGGCATCGGCGAGAACGCCGGCGTCATCGACGTCGGCCAGGGCTACGCCGTCACCTTCAAGGTCGAGAGCCACAACCACCCGTCGTACGTCGAGCCCTACCAGGGCGCCGCGACCGGCGTGGGCGGCATCGTCCGCGACATCCTCGCGATGGGCGCGCGCCCGGTCGCGGTGATGGACCCGCTGCGCTTCGGCCCGCTCGACGCCCCCGACACGCACCGGGTGCTGCCCGGGATCGTGGCCGGCGTCGGCGGCTACGGCAACTGCCTGGGCCTGCCCAACATCGGCGGCGAGGCGGTCTTCGACGCCAGCTACGCCGGCAACCCGCTGGTCAACGCGCTGTGCGTCGGCGTGCTGCGCCACGAGGACCTGCACCTCGCCAAGGCCTCCGGCGTCGGCAACCAGGTGATCCTCTACGGCGCCCGCACCGGCGGCGACGGCATCGGCGGGGTGTCCGTCCTGGCGAGCGAGACCTTCGACGCCGACGGCCCCGCGAAGCGCCCCAGCGTGCAGGTGGGCGACCCCTTCATGGAGAAGCTGCTCATCGAGTGCACCCTGGAGATCTTCGCCGCCGGCCTGGTCGCCGGCATCCAGGACCTCGGCGGCGCGGGCCTGTCGTGCGCCACCTCCGAGCTCGCCTCCGCCGGCGACGGCGGCATGCACGTCGAGCTCGACCGGGTGCCGCTGCGCGACTCCACGCTCGCTCCCGAGGAGATCCTCATGAGCGAGTCGCAGGAGCGGATGATGGCCGTCGTCGAGCCCGACGACGTCGAGGCGTTCATGGCGATCTGTGCCAAGTGGGACGTCGAGGCCGTCGTGATCGGCGAGGTCACCGACACCGGCCGCCTCGAGATCGACTGGCACGGCGAGCGGGTCGTCGACGTGCCCCCGCGCACCGTCGCCCACGAGGGCCCGACGTACGAGCGCCCCTTCGCCCGCCCGACCTGGCAGGACGCCCTCCAGGCCGACCGCGCCGAGGACCTGGCCCGCCCGGGCACCGGCGCGGAGCTGCGGGAGACGCTGCTCCGCCTGGTCGCCAGCCCGAACCTGTGCGACAAGTCCTGGATCACCGACCAGTACGACCGCTACGTGCGCGGCAACACCGTGCTCGCCCAGCCCTCCGACAGCGGCATGGTCCGCATCGACGAGGAGACCAACCTCGGCGTCGCGGTCTCCACCGACTGCAACGGCCGCTTCGCCAAGCTCGACCCGTACGCCGGCGCGCAGCTCGCGCTCGCGGAGTCCTACCGCAACGTCGCGACCGGTGGCGCCACGCCGCTGGCGATCTCGGACTGCCTGAACTTCGGTTCGCCCGAGGACACCGACGTGATGTGGCAGTTCGCCGAGGCCTGCCGCGGCCTCAAGGACGGCTGCCTCGAGCTCGGGATCCCCGTCACCGGCGGCAACGTCAGCCTCTACAACCAGACCGGCGAGACCGCGATCCTGCCGACCCCGGTGGTCGCGGTGCTCGGCGTGATCGACGACGTCACCACACGGACCCCGTCGGGCTTCGGCGCGGCCGGCGAGCGGGTCTTCCTGCTCGGCGAGACCCGCGAGGAGCTCTCGGGCTCGGAGTGGGCGCACGTGGTCCACGGCCACCTCGGCGGCACCCCGCCGCGGGTGGACCTGGCGGCCGAGAAGGCGCTCGCCGAGCTGCTCGCCGAGGGCCGCGGCCTGCTCACCAGCGCCCACGACCTCGCCGACGGCGGCCTGGCCCAGGCGCTCGTCGAGTCCTCGCTGCACCGCATGGTGGGTGCCCGGGTCTCGGTGGCCGACGTGGCCGACGACGCGTTCGTGGCGCTGTTCTCCGAGTCCGCGGGCCGGGTGCTCGTCACCGTCGCCCCCGGCGAGGAGGACCGGCTCGCCGAGCTCGCCGCGCGCCACGGCGTACCGCTCACCGCGCTCGGCGTCACCGGCGGCGACGCGGTGTCGGTGGAGGGGGAGTTCGACGCCCCGCTGCTCGAGGTCCGTGCGGCGTGGATGGCGACGCTCCCGGCGGCGCTTGCCTGA
- a CDS encoding glycoside hydrolase domain-containing protein → MTRLDSRADCQNPDPALAPVLPWSFPMRHPSFRTSRARTRPGRRLAGALAAVLALSVAGTTTVLTTAPPAAASASVSNPPTPGSFTGYGFDQCLTPTQQAMNTWLRTSPFLAVGVYISGASRACRDQPNLTAAWVKKQLTKGWRLLPITLGPQASCQPRFPRYGNDPTINPAPGKHGLYGQARTMGRAEADSAVAAAKRLGIVPGSTLFYDLEGYDNTNTHCRESALAFLTGWTNRVRAQGYLSGVYSSASSGIVALDKARRTKQRATVVPDQIWIADWDGIANTSTTYIGEDGWRPGGRLKQYRGGHDETWGGVRINIDSNYLDLGQGSVAARETHCGGVRVDFERYQALQAPTAGRVSPPAQVTALQCLLTEQGIYTGRLHGTYNARLIKAVNQWQREAGQPVSRSWTHKNWMSLTAAGPRAVLKHGSAGTMVRRVQRALNAARPAAAIPVTGTFEATTTAAVKGYQKKVGLPQSGVVEARTWRHLANGVR, encoded by the coding sequence GTGACGAGGCTCGACTCACGAGCCGACTGCCAGAACCCCGACCCGGCCCTGGCCCCGGTCCTGCCCTGGAGCTTCCCCATGCGTCACCCGTCCTTTCGCACGTCCCGCGCCCGCACCCGCCCGGGCCGCCGCCTCGCCGGCGCCCTCGCCGCGGTGCTCGCCCTCAGCGTCGCCGGCACCACCACGGTGCTGACCACCGCGCCGCCCGCCGCCGCGTCCGCGTCCGTGTCGAACCCGCCCACGCCGGGCAGCTTCACCGGCTACGGCTTCGACCAGTGCCTCACCCCGACCCAGCAGGCGATGAACACCTGGCTGCGCACCTCGCCGTTCCTCGCGGTCGGCGTCTACATCTCCGGCGCCTCGCGGGCCTGCCGGGACCAGCCGAACCTCACCGCGGCCTGGGTCAAGAAGCAGCTGACCAAGGGCTGGCGGCTGCTGCCGATCACGCTCGGCCCGCAGGCCTCCTGCCAGCCCCGCTTCCCGCGCTACGGCAACGACCCGACGATCAACCCCGCGCCCGGCAAGCACGGCCTCTACGGCCAGGCCCGCACCATGGGCCGCGCCGAGGCCGACTCGGCCGTCGCCGCCGCGAAGCGGCTCGGGATCGTGCCCGGCAGCACGCTGTTCTACGACCTCGAGGGCTACGACAACACCAACACCCACTGCCGCGAGTCCGCGCTGGCCTTCCTGACCGGCTGGACCAACCGGGTCCGCGCCCAGGGCTACCTCTCCGGGGTCTACTCGAGCGCCTCCTCCGGCATCGTGGCGCTGGACAAGGCACGGCGTACCAAGCAGCGCGCGACCGTGGTGCCCGACCAGATCTGGATCGCCGACTGGGACGGCATCGCCAACACCTCCACCACCTACATCGGCGAGGACGGCTGGCGCCCCGGCGGCCGGCTCAAGCAGTACCGCGGCGGGCACGACGAGACCTGGGGCGGGGTGCGCATCAACATCGACAGCAACTACCTCGACCTCGGCCAGGGCTCGGTGGCCGCGCGGGAGACCCACTGCGGCGGGGTGCGCGTGGACTTCGAGCGCTACCAGGCGCTCCAGGCGCCCACCGCCGGCCGGGTCTCCCCGCCCGCGCAGGTCACCGCGCTGCAGTGCCTGCTGACCGAGCAGGGCATCTACACCGGTCGCCTGCACGGCACGTACAACGCCCGCCTGATCAAGGCGGTCAACCAGTGGCAGCGCGAGGCCGGCCAGCCGGTCAGCCGCAGCTGGACGCACAAGAACTGGATGTCGCTGACCGCGGCCGGGCCGCGCGCGGTGCTCAAGCACGGCTCCGCGGGCACTATGGTGCGCCGCGTCCAGCGGGCCCTGAACGCCGCCCGCCCGGCCGCGGCGATCCCGGTGACCGGCACCTTCGAGGCCACCACCACCGCCGCGGTCAAGGGCTACCAGAAGAAGGTCGGGCTCCCGCAGTCCGGCGTGGTCGAGGCCCGGACCTGGCGCCACCTGGCCAACGGCGTGCGCTGA
- a CDS encoding DUF3817 domain-containing protein: protein MTPIRLYRFIARAEAVTWALLLGGMFLKYVTQTTELGVRIGGMVHGAVFIAYCLSTVLVALDQRWPLKQTALGLVAAVPPFATVPFEIHAERRGLLADTWRLRTQEPGGFLEKVAAWFIRKPLQGVVTGLVAVGVLFGVALVAGPPVG, encoded by the coding sequence ATGACCCCGATCCGTCTCTACCGCTTCATCGCCCGCGCCGAGGCCGTGACCTGGGCGCTGCTGCTGGGCGGGATGTTCCTCAAGTACGTCACCCAGACCACCGAGCTCGGCGTCCGCATCGGCGGCATGGTCCACGGCGCGGTGTTCATCGCCTACTGCCTGAGCACCGTCCTGGTCGCGCTGGACCAGCGCTGGCCGCTCAAGCAGACCGCCCTCGGCCTGGTCGCGGCGGTGCCGCCGTTCGCGACCGTGCCCTTCGAGATCCACGCCGAGCGTCGCGGGCTGCTCGCCGACACCTGGCGGTTGCGCACGCAGGAGCCCGGCGGCTTCCTCGAGAAGGTCGCCGCCTGGTTCATCCGCAAGCCGTTGCAGGGCGTGGTCACCGGCCTCGTCGCGGTGGGTGTGCTCTTCGGCGTCGCGCTGGTCGCCGGCCCGCCGGTCGGCTGA
- the purQ gene encoding phosphoribosylformylglycinamidine synthase subunit PurQ → MKVGVVTFPGSLDDVDAQRAVRIGGHEAVALWHGDHDLQGVDAVVLPGGFSYGDYLRCGAISRFSPVMTEVVEAARRGMPVLGICNGFQILCESHLLPGALIRNTEQRFLCLDQPLRIENNRTPWTASYDEGAEVVIALKNGEGAFVADAETLDRLEGEGQVVARYLGNPNGSLRDIAGICNERGNVVGLMPHPEHSVEDLTGTGTDGLGFFTSLAAGVFA, encoded by the coding sequence GTGAAGGTCGGCGTCGTCACGTTCCCCGGCTCGCTGGACGACGTCGACGCGCAGCGCGCCGTGCGCATCGGCGGCCACGAGGCGGTCGCGCTCTGGCACGGCGACCACGACCTGCAGGGGGTGGACGCGGTGGTGCTGCCCGGTGGCTTCTCCTACGGCGACTACCTGCGCTGCGGCGCGATCTCGCGCTTCTCCCCGGTCATGACCGAGGTCGTCGAGGCCGCGCGCCGCGGCATGCCCGTGCTCGGCATCTGCAACGGCTTCCAGATCCTGTGCGAGTCGCACCTGCTGCCCGGCGCGCTGATCCGCAACACCGAGCAGCGGTTCCTCTGCCTCGACCAGCCGCTGCGCATCGAGAACAACCGCACCCCGTGGACCGCGTCGTACGACGAGGGCGCGGAGGTGGTGATCGCGCTCAAGAACGGCGAGGGTGCCTTCGTGGCCGACGCCGAGACGCTGGACCGGCTGGAGGGCGAGGGCCAGGTCGTCGCGCGCTACCTGGGCAACCCCAACGGCTCGCTGCGCGACATCGCCGGCATCTGCAACGAGCGCGGCAACGTCGTCGGCCTGATGCCCCACCCGGAGCACTCGGTCGAGGACCTGACCGGTACCGGGACCGACGGTCTCGGCTTCTTCACCTCACTCGCAGCTGGAGTGTTTGCATGA
- the purS gene encoding phosphoribosylformylglycinamidine synthase subunit PurS, with protein MPRVVVDVMPKPEILDPQGKAVLGALPRLGFSGVVDVRQGKRFELEIEGEATEAVLAEVHQMAETLLSNPVIENFTVRVEDASGAEVLA; from the coding sequence GTGCCCCGAGTCGTCGTCGACGTCATGCCCAAGCCCGAGATCCTCGACCCGCAGGGGAAGGCCGTGCTCGGTGCCCTGCCCCGCCTGGGCTTCTCCGGCGTCGTCGACGTGCGCCAGGGCAAGCGCTTCGAGCTCGAGATCGAGGGCGAGGCCACCGAGGCCGTCCTCGCCGAGGTGCACCAGATGGCGGAGACGCTGCTGTCGAACCCGGTGATCGAGAACTTCACCGTGCGGGTCGAGGACGCCAGCGGCGCCGAGGTGCTCGCGTGA
- a CDS encoding general stress protein: MSMPTPGAGSGVPGPGANPLRLEFPQSLAVYDDYAAAQRAVDFLSDRKFPVQQCMIVGTDLKRIERITGRLTTGKVALGGAASGAWLGLFVGLLFVLFTTEAALAVLISTLIFGALFGVIWSLVGYAATRGRRDFSSVTQVVATRYEVLVEHKVAAQARELLAQLPGSQPNPFA; this comes from the coding sequence ATGAGCATGCCCACCCCCGGCGCCGGCAGCGGCGTCCCCGGACCGGGAGCGAACCCGCTACGCCTGGAGTTCCCCCAGTCCCTCGCCGTGTACGACGACTACGCGGCCGCCCAGCGGGCCGTGGACTTCCTCTCCGACCGCAAGTTCCCCGTGCAGCAGTGCATGATCGTCGGCACCGACCTCAAGCGGATCGAGCGGATCACCGGCCGCCTCACCACCGGCAAGGTGGCCCTCGGCGGCGCGGCCTCCGGCGCCTGGCTCGGCCTGTTCGTGGGCCTGCTCTTCGTTCTGTTCACCACCGAGGCCGCCCTGGCGGTGCTGATCTCCACGCTGATCTTCGGTGCCCTGTTCGGCGTCATCTGGTCGCTGGTCGGGTACGCCGCCACGCGCGGGCGCCGCGACTTCTCCTCGGTCACCCAGGTGGTCGCGACCCGCTACGAGGTGCTGGTCGAGCACAAGGTGGCCGCCCAGGCCCGCGAGCTGCTGGCCCAGCTGCCGGGCAGCCAGCCCAACCCGTTCGCCTGA
- a CDS encoding long-chain-fatty-acid--CoA ligase: MSYNLSSLLEDSAAKYPDRDAVVLGDTRLSYSSINAFANMCANLLVERGIGPGDKVALSCPNTPYFTIVYFGILKAGATVVPLNVLLKGREIAYHLEDSDAKAYFCFEGTPELPMGVNGHAGFEAVDGCEHFFVITADLGAPSPIEGTETMAGAMMTHSGAFETVATDEDDTAVILYTSGTTGQAKGAELRHRNMRDNALASEALFGADAANPDTYLCVLPLFHSFGQTVCQNGAFAFGGTVVMLPRFEPVAALELMRRERITFFAGVPTMYWALLGALEEGIDAQEIAESLRVAVSGGSALPVEVHREFEKRFGVTILEGYGLSETSPVASFSEYGAPARPGSIGVPIPGVEMRLVGSDGAEVTDDDSGADVIGEIAVRGHNVMKGYYARPEATAEAIDADGWFRTGDLARKDEDGWYYIVDRAKEMIIRGGFNVYPREIEEVLLTHPEVSMCAVIGVPHDTHGEEIKAVVIRTPGSDLTEDALVAWAKEQMAGYKYPRLVEFRESLPMTATGKILKRELS, encoded by the coding sequence TTGTCGTACAACCTCTCGTCCCTGCTCGAGGACAGCGCCGCGAAGTACCCCGACCGGGACGCGGTGGTCCTCGGTGACACCCGCCTGAGCTACTCCTCCATCAACGCCTTCGCCAACATGTGCGCCAACCTGCTGGTGGAGCGCGGCATCGGTCCCGGCGACAAGGTGGCGCTGAGCTGCCCCAACACGCCGTACTTCACGATCGTCTACTTCGGGATCCTCAAGGCCGGGGCGACGGTGGTCCCGCTCAACGTGCTGCTCAAGGGCCGCGAGATCGCCTACCACCTCGAGGACTCCGACGCGAAGGCCTACTTCTGCTTCGAGGGCACCCCCGAGCTGCCGATGGGCGTCAACGGCCACGCCGGTTTCGAGGCCGTCGACGGTTGCGAGCACTTCTTCGTCATCACCGCCGACCTCGGTGCTCCCTCCCCGATCGAGGGCACCGAGACGATGGCCGGAGCGATGATGACCCACTCGGGCGCGTTCGAGACCGTCGCGACCGACGAGGACGACACGGCCGTCATCCTCTACACCTCCGGCACCACCGGGCAGGCCAAGGGCGCCGAGCTGCGCCACCGCAACATGCGCGACAACGCGCTCGCCAGCGAGGCCCTCTTCGGCGCCGACGCCGCGAACCCCGACACCTACCTGTGCGTGCTGCCGCTGTTCCACTCCTTCGGCCAGACCGTGTGCCAGAACGGCGCCTTCGCCTTCGGCGGCACGGTCGTGATGCTGCCGCGCTTCGAGCCGGTCGCCGCGCTGGAGCTGATGCGCCGCGAGCGGATCACCTTCTTCGCCGGCGTCCCGACGATGTACTGGGCCCTGCTCGGCGCGCTCGAGGAGGGGATCGACGCCCAGGAGATCGCGGAGAGCCTCCGGGTCGCGGTCTCCGGCGGCTCGGCGCTCCCGGTCGAGGTGCACCGCGAGTTCGAGAAGCGCTTCGGGGTCACGATCCTCGAGGGCTACGGCCTCTCCGAGACCTCCCCGGTCGCGTCGTTCTCCGAGTACGGCGCCCCGGCGCGCCCCGGGTCGATCGGCGTGCCGATCCCGGGCGTGGAGATGCGGCTGGTCGGCAGCGACGGCGCCGAGGTCACCGACGACGACTCCGGCGCCGACGTGATCGGCGAGATCGCGGTGCGCGGCCACAACGTGATGAAGGGCTACTACGCCCGCCCCGAGGCGACCGCGGAGGCGATCGACGCCGACGGCTGGTTCCGCACCGGCGACCTGGCCCGCAAGGACGAGGACGGCTGGTACTACATCGTCGACCGGGCCAAGGAGATGATCATCCGCGGCGGGTTCAACGTCTACCCGCGCGAGATCGAGGAGGTGCTCCTCACCCACCCCGAGGTCTCGATGTGCGCGGTCATCGGGGTTCCCCACGACACCCACGGCGAGGAGATCAAGGCGGTCGTGATCCGCACCCCCGGCTCGGACCTCACCGAGGACGCGCTGGTCGCGTGGGCCAAGGAGCAGATGGCGGGCTACAAGTACCCGCGCCTCGTGGAGTTCCGCGAGAGCCTGCCGATGACCGCGACCGGCAAGATCCTCAAGCGCGAGCTGAGCTGA
- a CDS encoding SRPBCC family protein, translating into MRLPVAPEVAFDFLVDPRHRPAWQSSLARVEDVDGEPRVGQTWVDVTRPGLRPRMETTVLQRPHRWTERGTWRSFAAELTLTFAPAPGGCEVEPTLALRATGPARPLAGLLARLAPYAVRADLRRAARLLA; encoded by the coding sequence ATGCGCCTGCCGGTCGCGCCCGAGGTCGCCTTCGACTTCCTCGTCGACCCGCGTCACCGGCCGGCCTGGCAGTCCAGCCTGGCCCGCGTCGAGGACGTCGACGGCGAGCCCCGGGTCGGTCAGACCTGGGTCGACGTCACCAGGCCCGGGCTGCGCCCACGGATGGAGACCACCGTGCTGCAGCGCCCGCACCGCTGGACCGAGCGCGGCACCTGGCGCTCCTTCGCCGCCGAGCTGACCCTGACCTTCGCCCCGGCGCCGGGCGGCTGCGAGGTCGAGCCCACCCTCGCGCTCCGCGCCACCGGTCCCGCCCGCCCGCTGGCGGGGTTGCTGGCCCGCCTCGCGCCGTACGCCGTCCGCGCCGACCTGCGCCGCGCCGCCCGCCTCCTCGCCTGA
- a CDS encoding phosphoribosylaminoimidazolesuccinocarboxamide synthase yields the protein MAEPNIPPAPAIEGARHLHSGKVRDLYEIETGEHAGQLLMVASDRISSFDWVLDSTIPDKGEILTRMSLWWFDQLTDLVPHHVLSTDVPEAVRGRAVICERLEMFPVECVARGYLTGSGLADYRATGEVCGIALPPGLEEASRLPEPIFTPATKAELGDHDENVSYDAVVRTVGEETAASLRELTLAVYERAEGIARERGIILADTKFEFGLRADDVMVLGDEVLTPDSSRFWPAADWQPGRTQASYDKQNVRNWLTSPESGWDPRSDVPPPALPPAVVEHTRARYVEAYELLTGERF from the coding sequence GTGGCCGAGCCGAACATCCCACCCGCCCCGGCGATCGAGGGTGCGCGGCACCTGCACTCGGGCAAGGTGCGCGACCTCTATGAGATCGAGACCGGCGAGCACGCCGGGCAGCTGCTGATGGTGGCCAGCGACCGGATCTCCTCCTTCGACTGGGTGCTGGACAGCACGATCCCGGACAAGGGCGAGATCCTGACCCGGATGTCGCTGTGGTGGTTCGACCAGCTCACCGACCTGGTCCCGCACCACGTGCTCTCCACCGACGTGCCCGAGGCCGTCCGCGGGCGCGCGGTGATCTGCGAGCGCCTGGAGATGTTCCCGGTCGAGTGCGTGGCCCGCGGCTACCTCACCGGCTCCGGGCTGGCCGACTACCGCGCCACCGGCGAGGTGTGCGGCATCGCGCTGCCGCCGGGCCTGGAGGAGGCCAGCCGGCTGCCCGAGCCGATCTTCACCCCGGCCACCAAGGCCGAGCTCGGCGACCACGACGAGAACGTCTCCTACGACGCGGTCGTCCGCACGGTCGGGGAGGAGACCGCCGCGTCGCTGCGCGAGCTGACCCTCGCGGTCTACGAGCGCGCCGAGGGCATCGCCCGCGAGCGCGGCATCATCCTGGCCGACACCAAGTTCGAGTTCGGCCTGCGCGCCGACGACGTGATGGTGCTGGGCGATGAGGTCCTCACCCCGGACTCCTCGCGGTTCTGGCCGGCCGCCGACTGGCAGCCCGGGCGCACCCAGGCCTCCTACGACAAGCAGAACGTCCGCAACTGGCTCACCTCCCCGGAGTCCGGCTGGGACCCCCGCTCCGACGTGCCGCCGCCGGCGCTGCCGCCCGCGGTCGTCGAGCACACCCGGGCCCGCTACGTCGAGGCCTACGAGCTGCTCACCGGCGAGCGGTTCTAG
- a CDS encoding MFS transporter encodes MDEQPTPRPAPGSPASPGAADDEYVADPRRWRILGVNLVVGFMSLLDVTVVNVALPSMQDALDTSTSTVQWVVSGYALTFGLTLVAGGRLGDAYGRRRLMALGLLGFMAASVLVGLAPNVETVILARLLQGAAAGLLTPQNTGLIQDLFRGAERGRAFGMFGVTVATASALGPVIGGSIIAVAGEEDGWRWLFWINVPIGLAALVGILRLTPGRRGEERPWIDVVGALLLGLTVLAVLWPMVIAESGARLPLLLIPLAVPLGWAFVRWEARLRRIGRPPLLEVGLLRQVPGYADGLVIGTLYFTGFTGIFLVLSVHLQEHLGLSPLEAGLLITPFAVGSGVTSPVAGRLVSRIGRRITVWALLMMMSGVVLVALLAPGREGASLALVLVPCLLLAGIGAGGVISPNFTLTLADVPPVMGGAAGGAVQTGQRIGTAFGAALLMTAYGTGSATSPAVGLRAALVTALVLLSLALVVAIRSARAEH; translated from the coding sequence ATGGACGAGCAGCCCACGCCGCGGCCCGCGCCCGGCTCCCCCGCATCCCCCGGCGCCGCCGACGACGAGTACGTCGCAGACCCGCGCCGCTGGCGGATCCTCGGCGTCAACCTGGTCGTCGGGTTCATGTCCCTCCTCGACGTCACGGTCGTCAACGTCGCGCTGCCCTCGATGCAGGACGCGCTCGACACGTCCACCTCCACGGTGCAGTGGGTGGTCTCGGGCTACGCGCTGACCTTCGGGCTGACCCTCGTCGCGGGTGGCCGCCTCGGGGACGCCTACGGGCGGCGCCGGCTGATGGCGCTCGGGCTGCTCGGCTTCATGGCGGCCAGCGTGCTGGTCGGACTGGCCCCCAACGTCGAGACGGTGATCCTGGCCCGGCTCCTCCAGGGGGCGGCGGCCGGCCTGCTCACCCCGCAGAACACCGGCCTGATCCAGGACCTGTTCCGCGGCGCGGAGCGCGGGCGCGCGTTCGGCATGTTCGGCGTCACGGTCGCGACGGCCTCCGCGCTGGGCCCGGTCATCGGCGGCTCGATCATCGCGGTGGCCGGCGAGGAGGACGGCTGGCGCTGGCTGTTCTGGATCAACGTCCCCATCGGTCTGGCCGCGCTGGTCGGCATCCTGCGCCTCACCCCCGGTCGTCGTGGCGAGGAGCGGCCGTGGATCGACGTGGTCGGCGCCCTGCTGCTCGGGCTGACGGTGCTCGCCGTGCTGTGGCCGATGGTGATCGCCGAGAGCGGCGCCCGGCTGCCGCTGCTCCTCATCCCACTCGCCGTACCGCTGGGGTGGGCGTTCGTGCGCTGGGAGGCCCGGCTGCGCCGGATCGGCCGCCCCCCGCTGCTCGAGGTGGGGCTGCTGCGCCAGGTGCCGGGCTACGCCGACGGCCTGGTCATCGGCACCCTCTACTTCACCGGGTTCACCGGGATCTTCCTGGTGCTCTCGGTGCACCTGCAGGAGCACCTCGGGCTCTCCCCGCTGGAGGCCGGCCTGCTGATCACGCCCTTCGCGGTCGGGTCGGGGGTCACCTCGCCGGTCGCCGGCCGCCTGGTCAGCCGGATCGGGCGCCGGATCACGGTCTGGGCGCTGCTGATGATGATGTCGGGCGTCGTGCTCGTCGCCCTGCTCGCGCCGGGTCGCGAGGGCGCCTCGCTGGCCCTGGTGCTGGTGCCGTGCCTGCTGCTGGCCGGCATCGGCGCGGGCGGGGTGATCTCGCCCAACTTCACCCTGACCCTCGCCGACGTCCCACCGGTGATGGGCGGCGCGGCCGGTGGCGCGGTGCAGACCGGGCAGCGCATCGGCACCGCGTTCGGTGCCGCACTGCTGATGACCGCCTACGGCACCGGGTCAGCGACCTCGCCCGCCGTCGGCCTGCGCGCCGCGCTGGTCACCGCGCTGGTGCTGCTCAGCCTCGCCCTGGTGGTGGCGATCCGCTCGGCACGCGCCGAGCACTGA